The DNA segment tgccccatagatccctctgccccacagctccgccccatagatccacaTCTCCGCCCCATACATCCACATCTCCGCCCCACagacccctctgccccacatctctgcCCCATAAACTCACATCTCCACCCCATACATCctacagctctgccccacagatcccccagccccacatctctgcCCCATAGACCCTACAGTTCTGCCCCATAAGTCCCCCAGCCCCAAATgtccgccccatagatccacacccctgccccatagatctctCAGCCCCACAACTCTGCACCATAGgtccacagctctgccccacagctccaccCCATAGACTCAtatctctgccccatagatcccccagccccacatctccgccccacagccccacaaccccataagAGCACCCCTCTCTTTAGCCCCGCCCCTCCCTTTAGCCCCGCCCCCCTTTAAGCCCTGCCCCCCTCCATGCCTCATCTGATTGGCTCCTTTGCCGCCGTGGCTCCGCCCCTCTTGCCGCCTCCAACGATTGGCTCCGCCTCCGTGTTGACGTCACAGGGGGAGGGGCTTCCGTGAAGCCCCGCCTCCTGTTTGCCCTCCAGCGCTGCAGTGGGTCCTCATCCAGGCTCCGCCCACCGGCCGGTTGGCCACGCCCACAAAGGGGCGGAGCTACGAGAAAAGGGGGTTGTGGTCACAATAGAGAGGTGCCCATTTCACCCGCTTTCCATATAAGGCAATGGGGGCGTGGCCAAGAGAAGCCCCGCCCCGGAGCAGGAGCCATTCGTGGAAAGGGGCGTGGTCAAAAACAAGCCCCGCCCACTGAGGGCTGTTCCATATATGCTAAATGTGGGTGTGGTTACAACAAGCCACACCCACAGCCACTTCCATATATGGAAAAGGGGCGTGGTTAGCAGGAGCCCCGCCCCCTCTGCACTCACTTAAGGCAGAAGGTGTGGCTAAaagaagccccgccccctcctgGGCGCATTCCATATATggtattgggggggggggggggggggggggcgtgctcATGTTAAATCCATCCCTCAGTGCAGCCATATATGGTGATGGGGGCGTGGCCAAGCGAAGCCCCGCCCCCAGCCAACTACATTAACATTAATATTATATTGTTATGTTCTACGTATTAAAAGGGCGTGGCTAAAATCAAGCTCCTCCCCCTTGATATCCATCCATATATGGTAATGGGGGCGTGGCTATGTGAAGCACCGCCCCTCAGCCAATCCCATTTATGAAAGGGGGTGTGGCTTAAATGAAGCCCCTCCCCCACAATCCCATATGTGGCAATGGGGGGGTGTGGCCACATCGAACCCCTCCGTGGCACTTCCACATATGGTAATGGGGGCGTGGCCAAGTGAAGCCCCGCCCCCAGCCAATCCCATTTATGGAAATGGGCGTGGCTTAATTTAAGCCCCTCTCTCCATGATTCCATATATGGCAATGGGGGCGGAGCCAAACTCACCCCTCAGTCAATCCCATTTCTGAAAGGGGGTGTGGCTTAAAGTCCTCCCCAAATCCGAGGACCGTTCCATATATGGTAATGGGGGCGTGGTCACATTGAATCCCTCCCTTGACACTTCCACATATGGTAATGGAGGCGTGGCCAAGCGAAGCCTCGCCCCTCAGCCAATCCCATTTGTGGAAACAGGGTGTGGCTTAATTTAAGCCTCTCCCCATAATTCCATATATGGCAATGGGGGCGGGGCCAAGCAAAGCCCCGCCCCCCAGACAAACCCATTTATAGAAGGGGGTGTGGTTTAAGTGAAGCCCCTTCCCTATAAGATCATTCCATATATGGGAATAGGGGGTGTGGTCACATCAACCCCCTCCTTGGTGCTTCCATATATGGCAATGTGGGCGTGGCCAAgtgaagccccgccccctcgcCCTCCCATAGGGGGCAATGGAGGGGGCGTGGCCTTACCTGGGTGGGTCCGGGGGGTCCGCGGGCGCTGATTCAGCACAGCTtcactttggggggggggggggggggggggggcagatgtggggtggttatggggcagctatggggcggtTTGGGGTCCCATATGGCAGTTATGGGGCACACAGctcacttatggggcagctatggggcggttatggggactatagggcacttatggggcactatgggacagcaatggggcatctgtggggcagccatggggctaTATAGGGTATCTACGGGGCTCTATGGAACAATATAGGGCATCTATGGGGCGCccatggggcagctatggggctctatgggatagctgtggggcagctatggggctctatgaggcgctatgggggatctatggcgctctatggggcgctttggggtatctatggggcagctatggggtatctatgggcagctatggggtatctatggggcagctatgggactctatggggcagctatgggactctatggggcagctgtgaggtatttacggggctctatggggatctatggggccctatgaggcgctatgggggatctatggggctctatgaggctttatggggtatctatggggctctatgggacagccataggggatctatggggctctatgaggcgctatgggggatctatggggctctatggggcagctatggggctttatggggtatctatggggctgtatgggacAGCcatggggtatctatggggcgctatagggctctatggggcagctgtgaggtatctatggggctctatgggacagccataggggatctatggggccctatgagGCACTttggggtatctatggggcagccatggggctttatggggtatctatggggctctatgggacaGCCATGGGGTATCTATgaggtatctatggggcagttatgggactctatggggcagctgtgaggtatttacggggctctatgggtatctatggggcatctatggggc comes from the Gallus gallus isolate bGalGal1 unplaced genomic scaffold, bGalGal1.mat.broiler.GRCg7b scaffold_45, whole genome shotgun sequence genome and includes:
- the LOC121108875 gene encoding uncharacterized protein LOC121108875 isoform X6, which translates into the protein MEADLQERTAALLRRSEAVLNQRPRTPRTHPAPPLCGRGQPAGGRSLDEDPLQRWRANRRRGFTEAPPPVTSTRRRSQSLEAARGAEPRRQRSQSDEVRGSAVGRPAPPAVKTPPRFVRISPFFAPKTPPKWRWPL